GCTTGCACAACAACATAGTAGGGTTTGTTAAAATGCTGTCTTTTATATTTACCGGCATTATTGAATTACCGATATGCCGGGTAATAAGCGgttagtttttgaataaaactcgGTTAACACATTTATAGCAACGCTTTTACATTCTCTGCCTCGTAGGTCACGATAAGTTTGAACATGTAACAAAAACTTTCATGTAAAAGCTTGTAGAGAGATACTTAGCAAAAAATACTTTAGgcaaaaaagaataaaacttaCGAGCATGTAGAGGAAAGACAACGATGTTTCCGATGTAGCCATCCTGAGCTTCATACCATGGATCACCAGCGTAtactttgacatttttaaattcttgtGGCTTGAGGTTTTCTACTTCATATACTTTTTCAAAGTTAACATATACCTCAAAAATAGTCTTTCCAGAAGCAACTGATTGACGTATTTGAAAAACTGTCCATTCGCCAAGTGTAAGTGGCTtggaaaataaataatgattttggttACCATTAATTGCAAAAGCAACGTgcaacattttataataaatccAAACGCCAGGGATTCGATCaccatatttttcattattttctccTGTAGTCAAATGAAGAACGCTTCTAAATCCATCTGAAAAGTTGTTGAGTTTTAAAGTGAAAGAAACAGCAAAACTAGTTTCTAATTTTGACAAAACCCCGATCAAGTTATCTTTCTTCAGTTTCTCCATTTCTCCTTTATAAAGATATTCTAATGTAAAGAATAAAGCACATTTTAAGTAATTGATAAAGAcgaaaaaatgcattgtaaaaaaaataacattaaatttttaaagtttgattatTATTGATGAATCTTGTCTTGTGCCTCTACAGTATTTGCCAAAAATTCGCCTCAATACCATGTGAAAAATAGAATCTTCTAAAATTCAGCTaagcaattaattaaaaatgaaagcGTGAAAAATGAAGTCTATAGCACTGATTAAGAATTGAGTT
Above is a window of Hydra vulgaris chromosome 10, alternate assembly HydraT2T_AEP DNA encoding:
- the LOC136086642 gene encoding uncharacterized protein LOC136086642 — protein: MEKLKKDNLIGVLSKLETSFAVSFTLKLNNFSDGFRSVLHLTTGENNEKYGDRIPGVWIYYKMLHVAFAINGNQNHYLFSKPLTLGEWTVFQIRQSVASGKTIFEVYVNFEKVYEVENLKPQEFKNVKVYAGDPWYEAQDGYIGNIVVFPLHAQTKNSLKNDAIKKKKFGPEF